The genomic stretch GAGTAGTGATACATACCATTGCCAGCATTGCTACTAGCCTAACGTATAAAGTGAAAATCCCAACCAGTGCAAGGTATTTGACAAGTCTGTATCACTTAAGTCTGAAATgcggggagagaaaagaagagttCATTGAATTGCTCTTGtgtaggaaaatattttaaataggaaccaataagagaaacatataatcACAGCATAAAGAAAGACATCCACCATCAACAGTTGAACTGATTGTAGATGACTGCTAATCACCGTGATGACACtttcaaatgaaatgaattttataGTGACTGATTTACAAGATGATGGTTCTTAAAGAACTGTTATAGTGAAAATACCCTTCATTGAAAAGAtgcatattatattataaataaattgtCAGAGATctgttaaatgttttgttttcaagaagtGGTATACAGAAATATAAGGTATTTATTGCCCCTATTATATTGGAAAAATTAAATACGTATTTCAAATTATaagtatgtataataaatataaaacaaatgccaaaaatatataaaacaacaaagtTCCAACCATTTAAAAGATTAGCCaaatacagaaacacagagataaTTCTAATCATAGATCTGTGACACTCAGGCCTGGAAAAGACTAAGGAAATAAACTTACTAAGTACAGCCATTAAATGATGCACTTTCTTGTGCAAAGAAATGTGTAAAAcgtaattttaatatttgaaatgtcTTCTAGGCATTTGCTGAGGAAATAATCTTTAATGTCACCAAGGTTGACTTACAAAAACGTAGActtaaaatacacataaacacaaaacagaTGGATATAAACATTGACATGTATGtacatttattaatttgtctACCTCTATGCACACATTTAACACATTATCCAAGACACAAATTAAGTACCAGCAGtcgaagaaaatattttaaaagtatctttaATGACAAGGAATGAAGCTCAGCAatctgtgtgcatatacacacataaacacacatgaaaagcaaatataaaatcaatatgtacattataatatacatatttgACAATGCGTAAGAACAATACTATAGCAACAAGCAAAATGTCTCGGATACTTCttgaaaaacactgggcacatagAGATCAGTACAATTCAAGAAAGCATGGGAGTCATTAGGATCGATTGCGGATAGCAtacattttcttctgttaaatCATCtgcttagtgatttttttttctgcaacatAGCTGATTTATATTTCTGgcaagagggaaaaggaaagaaagcagttATGCAGGGGTGATTAACAGCTTTCAATTCAAGTAAAATACCATTTGCAGCTTATGACACtgcacacacaaacgcacacgcacgcgcgtgcgtacacacacacacacacacacacacacacacacacacacacacacctgttacaGTGGACCATGAGACTGTGCAGGGGAGACTGGCATActcattttttgctttttactagctgcactggctggctggctggctggctggcacaAATACAAAGTGGTACAATGCTTATGAAAGGGAGCCTTTTGGCAACACACAGGGAAAGTCTTTGAAACGTCTATATGTGGATCCTGCAAGTCCACAGTGAAGGAGGGACCATCCAGGGTGCTAGCCTAGATTTGGTTTGACAAGGAAGGATTCACTCATCGGGGCACGCAGTGTTGGTTTTAAACACAGGGAAAGAACTAGGCACCACCTGAATGTCCAACAATGCGGGAATGGTTACAGAAATGTTAAGGTCCATGGATACACAGGAGCACTCCGCAGGCAGGCACTGAAGATGACGTTCCATAAGCCTGTTGAATAGCATGGAAACAAGTTCAACGCGTTGATTTCTGTTTGGTTTTAGTCGCTGAAAAAAGCAGGTTAAGAAACACCACATACATGAACCACACTCTACAAGAATATGTTAAAAGGGAAGGTGGGTCTGgagtgagagggggagaaaggggtAGCAGAGAGCCTGGAAAAACAGCACACCAAAGAAGGTAAAAGAGGTTCTCTCTGAGTGTTAGGATGATGGGAAGCAATTGCACTCTTGGTTCTTTCTCCCACACCAGACTTCCTTCTCCTTCCAGATCTTTCTACCACGAAATTGCATCACCTGTGCAgtaaacaaagagacagaaaacgCTTTTAAGAATCAGACCGACCACAGGCAGAAGAGGCAGCCTTTAACCTCTCAAATGGCACAGATTAGTGGGATTATTCTcgggcaggggtgggtgggggtgggggctgactggggtggggagaaaggaggaggaaggagaggagagaagagggaaaagaggggCTGAGggcagagagggggtggggaagctAGCTCACGCTggcagaggaggggaagaggccagtgggggggagagaggggtcaggggagggagggagggaggggagaggagaaagggggagggagggggaggggagaggtggaggagggagagggagagagaaacctGCACTCCCAATACAATACACTGCTGGTGGGTTGGGGGAATGGGGGGGGCTGTAAACGGGGTGGGAGCCAAGATTTGGCTCTACTGGCTGGGTGCTGGGATGTCTTCATCGGAAGGTGGCCTCGTCATCGGAGTCATCGTCGAAATCCTTGAAGTCAGCACTGGTGGACTGGCGGGCCCAGGCGCCCCTTTCGGCCTCTCTCTCCTTGTGGGACTTGAATCTCCCCACGAAAATCTTGCGGTAGTTGAGGAACATGCCATTGAGCGCATCTATGGCCCGCTCGGCCGACTCCTGCTTCTGGAAGTGCACGAACCCGTAGCCCTTGGGCCCCTTTTCGTCACAGGCCACCTTGCAGGACAGGATGTTGCCAAAGGCCGAGAAGATGTTGTACAGCGCCTTGTTGTCGATGGTCTTGCCCAGGTTCTTGATGAAGACGTTGCCCACTCCGCTCTTGCGGAGCGACGGGTCCCTCTGGGACCACATGATGCGCACCGGCCTGCCATTGATAATGTCAAAGTTCATGGTCTCCAGGGCCCGCTTGGCGTCCACCGGTTGCTGGTAGTTGACATATGCGTAGCCCAGAGAGCGGCGGGTGACCTTGTCCCTGCAAAGGCGGATGGACAAGATGGGCCCGGCTGGGCTGAACTTCTCATACAGCATCGACTCGGTCACCTCGGGGTGCAGGTCGCCCACGTAGAGCGAGGCTGTGGGAAAGTCTGGGTTCTCATCGGAGCCCCCGGCCGCcgcctcttcctcttctgcagccAAGGCCGCTGCCAGCTCTTCATCCATGTCCACCCTCCCGTAGGAAGGCGACGCAGCAGCCTCCGCAGCGGCCCCCGTGGCCTCcgccaggctggcctcctcaaGGCTGGCCTCCGCCAGGCTGGCCTCGGTGGCTGCCACCGCCGCAGCCGCGCCGGCGGCCTCCGCCTTCTTGCCCGCCAGGGCGGCCGCCtcccccaggctggcctccgccGCCGCCGCCGCGGCCTCGGCCTCCACCTCAGCCTCCACCTCTGCTTCCGCCTCCGCCACGGAGGCCTCGGCCACCGCCTCCGGCCACGGTCGCCGCGCAGCCTCCGCCGCC from Cricetulus griseus strain 17A/GY chromosome X, alternate assembly CriGri-PICRH-1.0, whole genome shotgun sequence encodes the following:
- the LOC118237708 gene encoding polyadenylate-binding protein 1-like 2; the protein is MDEELAAALAAEEEEAAAGGSDENPDFPTASLYVGDLHPEVTESMLYEKFSPAGPILSIRLCRDKVTRRSLGYAYVNYQQPVDAKRALETMNFDIINGRPVRIMWSQRDPSLRKSGVGNVFIKNLGKTIDNKALYNIFSAFGNILSCKVACDEKGPKGYGFVHFQKQESAERAIDALNGMFLNYRKIFVGRFKSHKEREAERGAWARQSTSADFKDFDDDSDDEATFR